A window from Nitrospira sp. ND1 encodes these proteins:
- a CDS encoding DsbA family protein, with translation MAKRRGWRGSLLMGLMAVAALGFVGTAQAGKAELKGNFQVLSDEKSTHKPGKVQLTEFADFYCPHCHRFDGEGLAILEKEFGHKLEAVMVGYPVIPGKLPTAFDMYEQAKTMGKGAEMKRALFRTIHKDKIGIIDKAIREVLIREVGLDPAAFEEGLASAKPAKAFEDGRKWGDRIKIQQTPTVLLDGNIKVEQIDPENLKLIIHSILDGDGKK, from the coding sequence ATGGCGAAGCGTCGTGGATGGCGGGGCAGTCTGTTGATGGGCCTGATGGCGGTGGCGGCTCTCGGGTTCGTGGGAACCGCGCAGGCGGGGAAGGCGGAACTCAAGGGCAACTTTCAGGTGCTGAGCGACGAGAAGTCGACGCACAAGCCGGGGAAAGTGCAACTGACTGAATTCGCAGATTTCTACTGCCCGCATTGTCACCGGTTCGACGGCGAGGGGCTGGCGATTCTGGAGAAGGAATTCGGCCATAAGCTGGAAGCGGTCATGGTGGGGTATCCCGTGATTCCCGGCAAGTTGCCGACCGCCTTCGATATGTATGAACAGGCCAAGACGATGGGGAAGGGCGCTGAGATGAAGCGCGCGTTGTTCCGGACCATCCATAAGGACAAGATCGGCATCATCGACAAGGCGATCCGCGAAGTGTTGATTCGTGAAGTCGGGCTCGACCCGGCGGCGTTCGAAGAAGGGTTGGCCAGCGCCAAGCCGGCGAAGGCCTTCGAAGACGGACGGAAATGGGGCGATCGCATCAAGATTCAACAGACGCCCACCGTTCTGCTCGACGGCAACATCAAGGTTGAGCAAATCGATCCGGAGAATTTGAAGCTGATCATTCACAGCATTCTGGACGGAGACGGCAAGAAGTAA
- a CDS encoding Slp family lipoprotein gives MKLLQGIGILWFAAILAACASSGDMHESADGGPHVPPFSQIKAAPDSFKGQTLVLGGQVLAARRMKDGTRIEVLQLPLNDSQQPTLDLMKSQGRFVAVQRDFLDPATIPQGTFLTITGELTGSMTLPLDETDYTYPVIDIKSFRTWIPSQDSTMSRIRPYPYYSPFWHPYWGPYGRFPYYW, from the coding sequence GTGAAACTTCTACAGGGGATCGGCATTTTGTGGTTCGCCGCGATCCTGGCGGCCTGCGCGTCGTCCGGCGACATGCACGAGTCGGCCGACGGCGGCCCGCACGTTCCGCCGTTTTCTCAAATCAAGGCCGCACCGGACTCGTTCAAAGGGCAGACCCTCGTGCTCGGCGGGCAAGTGCTCGCCGCGCGACGCATGAAAGACGGCACGCGGATCGAAGTGTTGCAGTTACCGCTCAACGACTCGCAACAACCGACGCTCGATCTGATGAAATCTCAGGGGCGCTTTGTCGCGGTCCAACGGGACTTTCTGGATCCGGCAACCATTCCCCAGGGAACGTTCCTGACCATCACCGGTGAGCTCACCGGCTCGATGACCTTGCCGCTCGACGAGACCGACTATACCTATCCCGTCATCGACATCAAATCGTTCCGCACCTGGATTCCATCGCAAGACTCGACTATGTCCCGTATCCGTCCCTACCCCTATTACAGTCCGTTCTGGCATCCCTACTGGGGACCCTACGGGCGCTTTCCCTACTATTGGTAA
- a CDS encoding tetratricopeptide repeat protein, with translation MADCTKKTPRWLLMALVVGMALCGVDGGWANEPDAWKQLFTDGVKAREAAHYAEAEQLLQRALREAEQAGPDDARVATAANNLGLLYHDQGRLQEAQSLYTRALAMWEQHLGPEHEDVAAALNNLAEIAHAEGDWGRAEPLYERVLAIERKVLGAAHPDVAISLNNLAELYRKQGRETAAESMYHLALILMEEARGTDHPDLGPVLNNLAVLYKGRGLYAWAEPFYLRALKMRRLRFGDEHPAVAMSLNNAACLYQAEGLYASAQRYFDEALAIAERTSGPQASLTGTIVGNMAFLADEQGLWTQAQLLYQRALVVQQAQLGLHHPTVGLLVERYARVLDTLGQPVEAGLFAARAASIRARVQPGVVRQGSAMRQGPAVGELTR, from the coding sequence ATGGCTGATTGCACGAAGAAAACCCCGCGGTGGTTACTCATGGCATTGGTGGTCGGCATGGCTTTGTGCGGCGTTGATGGGGGCTGGGCTAATGAGCCGGATGCTTGGAAGCAGTTGTTTACTGATGGTGTGAAGGCCAGGGAAGCGGCGCACTATGCCGAAGCTGAGCAGCTCTTGCAGCGCGCTCTCCGCGAGGCTGAGCAGGCCGGTCCAGACGACGCCCGCGTTGCCACGGCAGCCAACAATCTCGGACTGCTGTATCACGACCAGGGTCGTCTCCAGGAGGCGCAATCGTTATACACCCGTGCGCTGGCCATGTGGGAACAACACTTGGGGCCGGAACACGAAGATGTCGCGGCGGCCTTAAACAACCTGGCGGAAATCGCCCATGCCGAAGGCGATTGGGGCCGCGCGGAGCCGCTATATGAACGGGTGCTGGCAATCGAGCGCAAGGTGCTGGGCGCGGCGCACCCCGATGTCGCGATCAGCCTGAACAATCTGGCCGAGTTGTACCGCAAGCAGGGACGGGAGACAGCGGCCGAATCGATGTATCACCTGGCCCTGATTCTCATGGAAGAGGCCCGTGGCACGGATCACCCCGATCTGGGGCCCGTGCTCAACAACCTTGCCGTCTTGTACAAGGGGCGCGGACTCTATGCCTGGGCGGAACCGTTCTACCTGCGCGCGCTGAAGATGCGCCGCCTGCGATTCGGCGATGAACATCCGGCGGTGGCGATGAGTTTGAATAACGCCGCCTGCCTCTACCAGGCCGAAGGACTCTACGCGTCGGCTCAACGATATTTCGATGAGGCACTGGCCATTGCGGAACGGACGTCCGGACCCCAGGCCTCCTTGACCGGCACGATTGTCGGCAATATGGCGTTTCTCGCCGATGAGCAGGGACTATGGACCCAGGCGCAGTTGTTGTATCAGCGCGCGCTCGTCGTTCAACAGGCGCAACTGGGCTTGCATCATCCCACCGTCGGGTTGTTGGTGGAGCGGTATGCGCGCGTGCTCGATACTCTCGGGCAGCCGGTTGAAGCCGGATTGTTCGCTGCGCGGGCCGCATCGATCCGGGCGCGGGTTCAGCCGGGAGTCGTGCGGCAGGGTTCGGCCATGCGCCAGGGGCCTGCGGTCGGAGAACTCACGCGATAG
- a CDS encoding cytochrome P460 family protein, whose amino-acid sequence MMVREILSLIVVMGVAWNGGIVTTVAEAGAAPKDGEIALPADYKTWPKFLSEVQREDAKQVRELFVSPAGAKACPASAFPQGTQLVMELYKAKAEGEALAKGADGKLVKGDLLKVFVMEKNEGWGQDVPDNLKNGAWVLGAYGPDGKALAEDFTKCRACHAPLAQKDFVHRYDEFCAQGHKAH is encoded by the coding sequence ATGATGGTGAGAGAGATACTAAGCCTCATTGTGGTGATGGGGGTGGCGTGGAACGGCGGGATCGTGACGACGGTTGCTGAAGCGGGGGCGGCCCCCAAGGACGGCGAAATCGCGCTCCCGGCCGATTACAAAACCTGGCCGAAGTTTTTGAGCGAGGTACAGCGTGAGGATGCCAAGCAGGTGCGGGAATTGTTCGTGAGCCCAGCCGGCGCCAAGGCTTGTCCGGCCTCCGCGTTTCCGCAGGGCACGCAACTGGTTATGGAGTTGTACAAGGCTAAAGCGGAAGGCGAGGCCTTGGCCAAGGGGGCGGACGGAAAGCTGGTGAAAGGCGACCTGCTGAAGGTGTTCGTCATGGAGAAGAACGAGGGGTGGGGGCAGGACGTCCCGGACAATTTGAAGAACGGCGCCTGGGTGCTCGGGGCCTATGGGCCGGACGGCAAGGCGCTGGCCGAAGATTTTACGAAATGCCGGGCCTGCCATGCCCCGCTCGCGCAGAAAGATTTCGTGCACCGGTATGATGAGTTTTGTGCGCAGGGCCATAAGGCGCACTAG
- a CDS encoding helix-turn-helix domain-containing protein: MVEQPLLRVKEAAQLLQVSKWTIYRWIDEGRLNATKIGGGSLRIFRVSVTALVEGNRTDPRPQEPTPHLKAVPLSGRRAMKR, translated from the coding sequence ATGGTGGAACAGCCGCTGTTGCGTGTGAAAGAGGCCGCGCAATTGCTCCAAGTCAGTAAGTGGACGATCTACCGGTGGATCGATGAAGGACGGCTCAATGCCACGAAGATCGGTGGAGGCAGCCTCCGCATTTTTCGTGTCTCCGTGACGGCGCTGGTGGAAGGCAATCGAACGGATCCGCGTCCACAAGAACCGACGCCGCACCTTAAGGCGGTGCCGCTCAGCGGGCGCAGGGCGATGAAACGATAG
- a CDS encoding ABC transporter permease, whose protein sequence is MFRWGLYSLRNLWARRVTTALTVVGLGLVVFVLLAVLMLAHGLEQTLGKTGDPENVIVLRKGALSEIGSSLSREEIRAVAAQPDVRLTADGRPLAVAEVGLQLTLRKGQGGSLTSVTLRGTAPEALAVRPAIRLIQGRLWKPGTTEIVVGASIARQFPDARVDRVLHFGNWAWTVVGVFEAGGSGFDSEVWGDAEQFLATFHRATFSSMTLRLAHPATLPAFKDRIERDPRFKFSVKREPEYYEGKAEGLARMIRVTGLFLTVVFSVGAVLGATMTMSASVAQRTTEIGTLRTIGFTRVAILQAFLLESMALGAIAGVLGVVAAVGLQSMTISTMNFDTGTELVFGFHLSGEMIAIALVFAMLMSIVGGIVPATRAARLVIVQALGERTF, encoded by the coding sequence ATGTTCCGGTGGGGTCTGTACAGCCTCAGAAATCTGTGGGCTCGCCGTGTGACGACGGCGTTGACCGTCGTTGGTTTGGGGCTGGTGGTGTTCGTGTTACTGGCCGTGTTGATGTTGGCCCATGGATTGGAGCAGACACTGGGGAAGACGGGCGATCCGGAGAACGTGATCGTTCTGCGTAAAGGCGCGCTCTCGGAAATCGGCAGCAGCCTGTCCCGCGAGGAAATACGCGCTGTGGCAGCTCAGCCGGATGTTCGACTGACGGCGGATGGCCGGCCGCTGGCGGTCGCTGAAGTCGGACTGCAATTGACGCTGCGGAAGGGGCAGGGCGGCAGTCTGACCAGCGTGACCTTGCGGGGCACGGCACCAGAGGCGCTGGCGGTGCGGCCGGCGATCCGGCTGATCCAGGGGCGGCTGTGGAAGCCGGGCACCACCGAAATCGTCGTGGGTGCCTCCATCGCCAGGCAGTTTCCGGACGCCCGCGTCGATCGGGTGTTGCACTTCGGAAATTGGGCCTGGACCGTGGTCGGGGTGTTCGAGGCCGGCGGCAGCGGGTTCGACTCCGAGGTCTGGGGCGATGCGGAACAATTCTTGGCGACGTTCCATCGCGCCACCTTTTCGTCCATGACCCTCCGGTTGGCACACCCTGCGACGCTGCCCGCCTTCAAGGACCGGATCGAGCGGGACCCACGGTTTAAATTCTCGGTGAAGCGCGAGCCGGAGTATTACGAAGGCAAGGCGGAGGGCCTCGCTAGAATGATTCGCGTCACGGGGCTGTTTCTAACCGTGGTCTTCAGCGTCGGCGCGGTGCTCGGCGCAACGATGACGATGTCGGCGTCGGTGGCCCAACGGACGACCGAGATCGGCACGCTGCGGACCATCGGGTTCACGCGGGTGGCCATCCTGCAGGCGTTTCTGCTGGAATCGATGGCGCTGGGTGCGATTGCAGGTGTGCTGGGAGTCGTCGCCGCGGTGGGACTGCAGTCGATGACGATCTCCACCATGAACTTCGACACCGGGACCGAACTGGTCTTCGGTTTTCACCTCTCGGGCGAGATGATCGCGATCGCCCTCGTCTTTGCGATGCTCATGAGCATCGTCGGCGGCATCGTTCCGGCCACCCGCGCCGCGCGTCTCGTCATCGTGCAGGCGCTGGGGGAACGAACGTTCTGA
- a CDS encoding ABC transporter permease — protein sequence MTLGRLVLRNTLRRPVRLALTVWGLAMVVLAFGLIRLTLDEWQGAAKAASKNRLITVHAMSGALPLPLAYRDRMAVLSGVRSVHYGVEFGGIYKDPKQPLASFAEPAATLLTTYPEILLSERERLAFVQDRRGCIVGLSLAERYGWKLGDVIPLTGTSYPGQWEVIVRGIYRSSNLMIWSDQELFLQWEYLNEQVKTTQPDRADQVSWYAIDVNEGSNPRAVALAIDALFANSFAETRTELEQAFIAGWVERSSALLYGLEAVSAVINGIALLVLVNALAMAIRERTREYAVIKTLGFQPRHFCILVLGESLLLALSGGALGLGLLVPASRLYAQMTQSNGYVATYAVSMETVGLCLGMMVLVALGAAIWPAVRLIRMTTLDGLRHAG from the coding sequence ATGACGCTCGGCCGGCTCGTGCTCCGCAATACGTTGCGCCGCCCGGTCCGGCTGGCCTTGACGGTCTGGGGGCTCGCCATGGTCGTGCTGGCGTTCGGCCTCATCCGTCTGACGCTCGACGAATGGCAGGGGGCGGCAAAAGCGGCCAGCAAGAACCGGCTGATCACGGTCCATGCGATGTCGGGGGCCTTGCCGCTTCCGTTGGCATACAGAGATCGCATGGCGGTGCTGTCGGGGGTGCGGTCCGTGCACTATGGCGTCGAGTTCGGCGGGATCTACAAGGATCCCAAGCAGCCGTTGGCCTCCTTCGCCGAGCCGGCGGCGACATTGCTGACCACATATCCTGAAATTCTGCTCTCCGAGAGGGAGCGTCTGGCCTTTGTACAGGATCGCCGCGGGTGCATCGTCGGCCTGTCCCTGGCCGAGCGGTACGGATGGAAACTCGGCGATGTCATTCCGCTGACCGGGACCAGCTATCCGGGGCAATGGGAAGTGATTGTGCGTGGCATTTACCGCAGCAGCAACCTCATGATCTGGTCGGATCAGGAATTGTTTCTGCAGTGGGAGTATCTCAATGAACAGGTGAAGACGACACAGCCAGACCGCGCCGATCAGGTGTCGTGGTACGCGATCGATGTGAACGAGGGGAGTAATCCACGGGCGGTGGCCCTGGCGATCGATGCGCTGTTTGCGAACTCGTTTGCCGAGACACGCACGGAACTGGAGCAGGCGTTCATTGCCGGGTGGGTCGAGCGGTCGAGCGCACTGCTGTACGGCCTGGAAGCGGTGTCCGCGGTCATCAACGGGATCGCGCTCCTGGTCCTGGTGAACGCGCTGGCCATGGCGATCCGGGAACGGACCAGGGAATATGCCGTGATCAAGACGCTGGGATTTCAGCCACGGCATTTTTGCATCCTGGTGTTGGGCGAGTCGTTGTTGCTGGCCCTCTCCGGCGGGGCCCTGGGATTGGGCCTGCTCGTCCCCGCCTCGCGGCTCTACGCGCAGATGACCCAATCGAACGGGTATGTGGCCACTTACGCGGTGTCGATGGAGACGGTGGGGTTGTGTCTGGGCATGATGGTGCTGGTGGCCTTGGGCGCGGCGATCTGGCCGGCGGTCCGTCTCATCCGGATGACGACGTTGGACGGGCTGCGGCATGCGGGATAG
- a CDS encoding ABC transporter ATP-binding protein, translating into MYDPVVTLQRISKTYSRAGTDVSVLRDLSFTIPAGTFLAIMGPSGSGKSTLLNVMAGIDRPTSGSVVVAGTRLDDLSEGDMARWRARHIGYVFQSYNLIPVLTASENVELPLLLTHLSRQERREHVKTALRLVGLGERMDHYPRQLSGGQEQRVGLARAIVSDPTMILADEPTGNLDRESAEDILTLFGRLNRELGKTIVMVTHDPRAAERAQMIRHLEKGILESPP; encoded by the coding sequence GTGTACGATCCCGTCGTCACGCTCCAACGGATCTCGAAAACCTATTCGCGGGCAGGCACGGACGTGTCCGTGTTGCGCGATCTCTCCTTCACGATTCCCGCGGGAACGTTCCTCGCCATCATGGGGCCCTCGGGGTCCGGAAAAAGTACGTTGCTCAATGTGATGGCGGGGATCGATCGGCCGACCAGCGGGTCGGTCGTCGTGGCCGGCACCCGACTCGACGACCTTTCCGAGGGCGACATGGCGCGATGGCGGGCCCGGCACATCGGCTACGTGTTCCAATCGTACAATCTCATTCCGGTGCTCACCGCCTCGGAGAATGTGGAACTGCCGCTCCTGCTCACACATCTGTCGCGGCAGGAACGGAGGGAGCATGTGAAGACGGCCTTGCGGCTGGTGGGCCTGGGGGAGCGGATGGACCATTACCCGCGCCAGCTTTCAGGTGGGCAGGAGCAACGCGTCGGTCTTGCCCGCGCCATCGTCAGCGACCCCACCATGATCCTGGCGGACGAGCCGACGGGCAATCTCGATCGTGAATCCGCCGAGGATATTCTGACCCTGTTCGGTCGATTGAATCGGGAACTGGGGAAAACCATCGTGATGGTAACGCACGACCCTCGCGCCGCCGAGCGTGCGCAGATGATTCGTCATCTGGAAAAGGGCATCCTGGAATCTCCGCCATGA
- a CDS encoding efflux RND transporter periplasmic adaptor subunit, with protein sequence MSAQPTIEQPEPRKPSIHDADLDGLAIRRTEPHLPRRNGRGRWWLWLLLLTLVTGGAFVAWKSGLTGYGEAVEVTPVVRMPAGGVSGLAATGYVVAQRQALIASKGTGRLEYLGVKVGDPVKEGQIIARLEHSDIDALLQQMVAKLNVARAQLGAAKPELEDATLHFERVKMLLEKSFITKSEYDIAGARVRRAAAAVRSAEASVMAAEAERKAAEVQLENTNIRAPFDGIVVKKLAELGEVVSPMTASVRSGGSVVTIVDPASVMVDAEVSESMINRVQAGQSAEIQLDSVPGHRYRGEVVQVMPIADRAKATILTRVRFLELDERVRAELSAKVTFGPKPGSVEEDRESWGVPPTAVVSRDGRQIVFVVKDAVVTERVVEAVSTSGPIQAVHGLLTQADEVVVAPPADLRAGAPVTIRRRTL encoded by the coding sequence GTGTCTGCACAACCGACGATAGAACAACCGGAACCGAGGAAGCCCAGTATTCATGACGCGGACTTGGACGGGTTGGCCATCCGGCGAACTGAACCGCATCTGCCCCGGCGCAACGGGCGGGGCCGGTGGTGGCTGTGGCTCCTGCTCCTGACCCTGGTGACGGGCGGCGCGTTTGTGGCCTGGAAGTCAGGTCTCACCGGCTACGGTGAGGCGGTTGAGGTGACCCCGGTGGTGCGCATGCCGGCAGGCGGCGTCTCAGGGCTCGCCGCCACAGGGTACGTCGTCGCGCAGCGCCAGGCGTTGATCGCTTCCAAAGGCACGGGTCGGCTGGAGTATCTCGGGGTCAAGGTCGGCGACCCGGTGAAGGAAGGCCAGATCATTGCGCGGCTCGAACATTCGGATATCGATGCGCTGTTGCAGCAGATGGTGGCGAAGCTCAACGTGGCGCGGGCGCAGCTGGGTGCGGCGAAGCCGGAACTGGAAGACGCCACACTCCACTTCGAACGGGTGAAGATGCTGTTGGAGAAATCGTTCATCACCAAATCGGAATACGATATCGCCGGGGCGCGAGTCCGGCGCGCGGCCGCAGCGGTCCGATCGGCCGAAGCGTCCGTGATGGCGGCGGAAGCGGAACGGAAAGCGGCCGAGGTTCAGCTTGAAAACACGAACATCCGCGCGCCCTTCGACGGGATTGTCGTGAAGAAACTGGCGGAACTGGGCGAAGTCGTCTCTCCGATGACCGCGTCGGTCCGTTCCGGCGGCTCCGTCGTCACCATCGTCGATCCCGCGTCCGTGATGGTCGATGCCGAGGTGTCGGAATCCATGATCAACCGCGTCCAGGCCGGGCAGTCCGCCGAGATTCAGTTGGATTCCGTTCCGGGACACCGGTATCGCGGCGAAGTGGTCCAGGTGATGCCCATTGCCGATCGGGCCAAGGCGACGATTCTGACGCGGGTGCGATTCCTCGAATTGGATGAACGGGTCCGCGCCGAACTCAGCGCAAAAGTGACGTTCGGGCCGAAGCCCGGATCGGTCGAGGAGGACAGAGAATCCTGGGGGGTTCCCCCGACGGCCGTCGTGAGTCGCGATGGCCGTCAGATCGTATTCGTCGTCAAAGACGCGGTGGTGACGGAACGCGTGGTGGAGGCCGTCTCGACCTCGGGGCCGATACAAGCCGTTCACGGCCTGTTGACTCAGGCCGATGAGGTCGTCGTGGCGCCGCCGGCCGACCTGCGGGCCGGTGCCCCGGTGACCATCCGGCGGCGGACGTTATAA
- a CDS encoding PepSY domain-containing protein, producing the protein MAQEIAAPASLAGNQAGKTQARPVWKYVWRTWWVQVHLYLGLSVGALLVVFGVTGSILVFFQEIDEWLNPVLLTVSVPSPGSAPVRPLQDIVTAAQQAATPGSRIVQLYGPRNRTGVFAVYAEHPSKAWQRIYVDPYRAAVTGVRSYAAYEWVPHYLMDVVFQLHFALFLGENGLIVAAVGALLLLLSLISGVIAWWPLTGQWRQAFVLRWPSTPVRLNFDLHKTFSLYTCLVLGAVLLSGVWMNWNDPFVWVVRLLSPATRGPEQAPVSIPLEGREPITPAQALALATARYPEGVLNSLVMPEDSTGIYLVGRKEVSGLSPFWSERTVSIDQYSGAILDVREPATRRSAGETFADWQWPLHSGQAFGLPGRLMVCLSGLACPVIYVTGVRMWWRKRSARRMRPA; encoded by the coding sequence ATGGCGCAAGAGATCGCCGCACCGGCGTCCCTGGCAGGAAACCAGGCCGGGAAGACGCAGGCGCGACCTGTCTGGAAATATGTGTGGCGCACGTGGTGGGTGCAGGTGCACCTCTACTTGGGATTATCCGTTGGGGCCTTGCTGGTGGTGTTCGGCGTGACCGGCAGTATCCTCGTATTTTTCCAGGAGATCGATGAGTGGCTGAATCCAGTCCTGCTGACGGTGTCTGTGCCGTCGCCGGGGTCTGCTCCCGTTCGTCCGCTGCAGGACATTGTGACTGCAGCTCAGCAGGCGGCGACACCGGGGAGCCGGATCGTTCAGTTGTACGGCCCCCGGAATCGTACCGGTGTGTTTGCGGTCTATGCCGAGCATCCGTCGAAAGCCTGGCAACGAATCTATGTCGACCCTTACCGGGCCGCTGTGACGGGCGTCCGCAGTTACGCTGCCTATGAATGGGTGCCGCACTATCTGATGGACGTCGTCTTTCAGCTTCATTTTGCGCTGTTTCTGGGTGAGAACGGGCTGATCGTCGCTGCCGTGGGCGCATTGCTCCTGCTGCTGTCGTTGATCAGCGGGGTGATTGCCTGGTGGCCGCTCACCGGCCAGTGGCGGCAGGCCTTCGTTTTGAGATGGCCCAGTACTCCGGTCCGTCTGAATTTCGACCTGCACAAGACCTTTTCGCTCTACACCTGTCTCGTGCTCGGCGCGGTCTTGCTTTCGGGCGTCTGGATGAACTGGAACGATCCGTTCGTGTGGGTGGTCCGGCTCTTGTCCCCTGCCACCCGTGGGCCTGAGCAGGCTCCGGTGTCCATTCCGCTCGAAGGCCGGGAACCGATCACTCCCGCGCAGGCGCTGGCGCTTGCGACGGCTCGTTACCCGGAAGGAGTGCTGAACAGTCTCGTGATGCCGGAGGATTCGACGGGTATCTATCTGGTGGGCCGGAAGGAGGTGTCGGGCCTCAGCCCCTTCTGGTCTGAACGAACGGTGAGTATCGATCAGTACAGCGGCGCCATTCTGGATGTGCGTGAGCCCGCCACCCGGCGAAGCGCCGGGGAGACGTTTGCGGACTGGCAATGGCCGTTACATTCCGGCCAGGCATTCGGATTACCCGGTCGCCTGATGGTCTGTCTGAGCGGATTGGCCTGTCCGGTCATCTATGTGACCGGCGTGCGGATGTGGTGGCGAAAGCGGTCGGCACGCCGCATGCGTCCGGCCTGA